One Phaseolus vulgaris cultivar G19833 chromosome 11, P. vulgaris v2.0, whole genome shotgun sequence genomic window carries:
- the LOC137824926 gene encoding senescence-specific cysteine protease SAG39-like, with protein MTSIGKNQHVLALLLLLSICSSQVMSRNIHEASISQRHEQWMKQYGRTYKDAAEKQKRFLIFKDNVQFIEFFNTAGNKPYKLGINHLADQTNEEFIASHTGYKGSHELRITAQTPFKYENVTRIPTAVDWRENGAVTPIKDQGRCGSCWAFSTVAATEGIYQITTGKLVSLSEQELVDCDSVDQGCDGGLMEDGFEFIIKNGGITSEVNYPYTGVNETCDTKKEASPEAQIKGYETVPPNSEEALQKAVANQPVSVSIDAGGSAFQFYSSGVFTGQCGTQLDHGVTAVGYGITDNGTEYWIVKNSWSTQWGEEGYIRMERGIDAKEGLCGIAMDASYPVA; from the exons ATGACTTCCATTGGGAAAAACCAGCATGTTTTAGCTCTACTTCTCCTTCTCTCAATTTGTTCTTCCCAAGTAATGTCCCGCAACATCCATGAGGCATCTATATCCCAAAGACATGAGCAGTGGATGAAACAATATGGTAGAACATACAAGGATGCTGCAGAGAAGCAAAAACGTTTCCTCATATTCAAGGACAATGTTCAATTCATTGAATTTTTCAATACTGCTGGCAACAAACCTTACAAGCTTGGCATCAATCACCTAGCTGACCAAACCAATGAAGAATTTATTGCTTCCCATACTGGATACAAGGGATCGCATGAGTTGAGAATCACAGCACAAACACCATTTAAGTATGAAAACGTTACTCGTATTCCTACAGCAGTTGATTGGAGGGAAAATGGAGCCGTTACTCCAATCAAGGACCAAGGCCGTTGTG GTAGCTGCTGGGCATTCTCAACAGTTGCTGCAACAGAAGGTATCTACCAAATAACTACAGGTAAGCTAGTTTCCCTGTCAGAGCAAGAGTTAGTGGATTGTGACAGTGTGGATCAAGGATGTGATGGAGGTCTCATGGAAGATGGTTTCgaattcattataaaaaatgGTGGAATCACCAGTGAGGTAAACTACCCCTACACTGGAGTTAATGAAACTTGTGACACAAAGAAAGAGGCTTCTCCGGAAGCTCAAATAAAAGGGTATGAAACAGTACCTCCAAATAGTGAGGAAGCACTACAGAAAGCAGTTGCAAACCAACCTGTGTCAGTTAGCATTGATGCTGGAGGATCTGCTTTTCAATTTTACTCAAGTGGGGTTTTCACTGGACAATGTGGAACTCAACTAGACCATGGTGTTACAGCAGTTGGCTATGGAATCACCGATAATGGTACTGAGTATTGGATAGTGAAAAATTCTTGGAGCACACAATGGGGTGAAGAAGGATACATAAGAATGGAACGAGGCATAGATGCCAAAGAAGGCCTATGTGGCATTGCCATGGATGCTTCATACCCAGTTGCTTAA
- the LOC137838716 gene encoding uncharacterized protein, whose protein sequence is MVVQEGEAESSKGRNLWDPSLDAPKERLVAHDKNHLVHEGIRQFGQALARSCLVVAKMKEWKAEEDLKAQEIFELRKEIELMQSQLQHTKDSQQEVEGHLTEKTKEAANQAQEAAVERGRLLAEVDKLKGKQV, encoded by the coding sequence ATGGTTGTCCAAGAGGGCGAAGCAGAGAGCTCCAAAGGAAGAAATCTGTGGGACCCAAGTCTTGACGCTCCAAAGGAAAGGCTTGTGGCTCACGACAAAAACCACTTGGTTCATGAAGGCATAAGACAATTTGGCCAAGCCCTTGCCAGAAGCTGCTTGGTTGTTGCCAAAATGAAAGAGTGGAAGGCCGAAGAGGACTTGAAGGCCCAGGAGATCTTTGAGCTCCGCAAAGAGATAGAACTTATGCAAAGTCAGCTCCAGCATACCAAAGATTCACAACAAGAAGTTGAGGGACACTTGACCGAGAAGACCAAGGAGGCTGCAAACCAAGCCCAAGAGGCTGCTGTAGAAAGGGGAAGACTCTTGGCCGAGGTTGATAAACTCAAAGGAAAGCAAGTTTAG